One Nicotiana tomentosiformis chromosome 4, ASM39032v3, whole genome shotgun sequence genomic window carries:
- the LOC138910198 gene encoding uncharacterized protein has protein sequence MVEKIKKLTGRVQNVEVGKGIEGLNYEDLCIQPEVELPEDYKPPKFEMFDGTGVSKNEQIRMKLFMRSLIGDALSWYISQDPNKWVGWVSMASDFMDRFRFNTENAPDVFYIQNLKKKPTETFREYATHWRSEAAKVRPALE, from the exons ATGGTAGAGAAAATCAAGAAGCTCACTGGTAGAGTTCAGAATGTTGAAGTCGGTAAAGGCAttgaaggtctaaactatgaGGACCTATGTATTCAGCCGGAAGTGGAACTGCCGGAGgattacaaacctcctaagttcgaaatgttcgatgggACTG GAGTAAGCAAAAATGAACAAATCCGTATGAAGTTGTTCATGCGAAGCCTCATAGGAGATgctttgtcttggtacatcagtcaagaCCCGAATAAGTGGGTTggttgggtaagcatggcatcagacTTCATGGACAGATTCAGATTCAACACGGAAAATGCGCCAgatgttttctacattcaaaacctcaagaagaagccaacagaaaccttccgcgagtatgctactcattGGAGATCAGAAGCTGCGaaagtaaggccagcacttgaataa